The region TTTGGACGAACTTAAAGCGAAGTACGATAATCTTGTTAAAGAAACGCATATATTCCAAAAACGTATTATTAAAGCATTCCCGAATTTGACGTCAAGAAGATACGAAGAACAGCTTGCAAAACTTAAAGAAAAAACGTGGAAATTAAAAAAGAAAAATAAAAAATAATCTAAAAAATCCGATGGTTTCATACCATCGGATTTTTTAGACTATAAGACAAAACCGTTGCGGTTTTGTCTACTTTATTTTGGGGATTATGAGGTGCTTTTTCAGTAGTTTTGACTACGGCAAAACCGCTCTTGCGAGCGTCGGATGTCTTTCCGATACGACCTCATTGAAAATCATTTCTGACGACCTGTGCGGCAGAAATGGCTAAAATCTAAAGTTTCGACGTTGGAGGAACTTTAAGATTTTTTCTTTAATAATACTCAAAAATCACATCATATGATGTGATTTTTGGAACTGTCGACGTAGTCGACAGGCTCGTTAAATATTAGTTGTTGTCACTGTAAAGATAAACCCACAAAACGGTAAGCAAGGCTATTGCGATACCGCCGCCCAAGCATACTGCCGGCAGACGGGTTGAACTCTTTAATGATTTCTCAATATGAATAGACGGTGCTTTTGTAGGCTCTGAAAGACCATCGCTGTCATCATACTTTGATGTTTTTGAAAGCTTCAGAGTACCTTTTGATTTTTTATAAAGTAAAGTGTTTCTGTCGTAATCGGCTTTTATCTGTTTAAGTTCTCTGTCCGAAAGAGGTATACAGTCCGTTCTGACCTTCAAAATCTGATAACCGTTATCAGCCATATCACTTCTGCGCAAAAGTGCATAGTTGTAATATGAACGGTCGGTAGAGAAACGAACGTAATAAATCTCGTCACCAAGATTATATGCCTCTGAAATCAGATAAAATCTGTCACCGTTCGGTTCGACGTTAAGTGCGTTTTGGTATTCGTCCATAGTAGTGTAGTTTGCAATATCAAAATCGGTATAGCTTACTACATTTTTAAGAACTTCTTCAATCTGATGTTCGTCCTCATCGCTCAAACGTTCCGCAATGTCCTCATATGTAACACTGTCTGCGGCAGAGTTTTTCAGTTTGTCGAAAAAGTTGCCGACATTTTGGTTATAATGAGAAACGTCAACATTTGGGTGGAAATATTCCGAACTGAAGTCCATAACACCTGTTTCCGAAAGTACCTGCGGTGCGTTTACATATTCAAACGCATCACCGTCGATAACGGTGTAATAATCCGCGTGAACAAGTTCGTCACCTTCAAACACCTTGTATGTTATATAACGTTTTTCAGCGTTTGAACCGAGAGAAAATACACCCGATTGACCAAGCGGTATTTGATTGTAATTAACGTCTAAAATAGCGATACGTTCCGCATTTTCCGTTTCTTCGTCATATTTCCAAACGTGACATGAGGCGGTAGTGTATCCGCTGTCCGCAAGGAAAATAACAAGATACGGATTTTCATTTGCGTCAAAATTTACTATATCACTGTACACAACGCCGTTAGGTATATTGTCCTCCGAAATTGAAAGAGAATCACCTGCGTTTTCGGTGTGCATTGAACTGTAAGTGTACAAATAGTTATTAAGTACATAAGCATATACCGCCGCCATCTTGCCGACAGGCTCATCAGCAACAGCAGTGCTGAACGTAAGACAGGACATTAAAATTACAATCGAACAGAAAACAGATAACAACCTGAATATTCTGTTTTTCAACATCACACCCCCTATGTTTACATAATTCTTAATATTATACATTATACAAGTAAATCTGTGACAATTCAACTTGATTTTTGTTAAGAGCATATTACAATAATGTGGCATTTTACCCTTTACAAATTTCAAAATGTGTATTATAATTAATTAGATAGTAGCAAAAAATAGGGTAAAAAAACGATAAAGTGCCTTATTTTTTATTTGGAAGGAAGGATACAAAATGATAAAAGCGGCAGTTCTCGGAGCAACGGGATATGCAGGTATTGAGCTTGTAAGATTATTAACATCACATCCGGAGGTAAGTATTGAAATACTCGGTTCGCACAGTTTTGTGGGACAGAAGATAAGTGATGTTTATAAGAACTTCAATCATGTACTTGAAAAGGAATGTGAAGAACTTGACCTTGATAAGGTCGGTGCTTGTGATGTGGCATTTACCGCACTTCCGCACGGTGCGTCAAAATCGGTAATTCCGTCATTACTTGAAAAAGGTCTTAAAGTTATCGACCTTAGCGGTGATTACAGATATGATGACGTGGCAGTGTATGAAAAGTGGTACGGTGAAAAACATTCATCACCTGAACTTTTAAAGGAGTCTGTTTACGGACTTCCCGAACTTCACAGAGATAAGATTAAGAATGCAAGACTTATCGGTAACCCCGGCTGTTACACAACTTGTTCAATACTCGGAACAGTTCCGCTTTTGGCAAATAAAATTGCTGAAACAAAGAATATTATTGTTGACGCAAAATCCGGTGTTACAGGTGCAGGACGCGGTCTTAAACTTCAAAACAGTTTCTGCGAATGTACTGAAAATATGAAAGCGTATAAGGTAGCAACTCACCGTCATACTTCTGAAATCGAGCAGGAGCTTAGCAATGTTGCCGGTGAAGAAATAATGATTTCGTTTACGCCACACCTTATTCCGCAAAAACGCGGAATACTTTCGACAATCTATGTAAATCTAAACAGAAAGTCAAGTGCGGAAGAACTTACGGAAATGTACAAGGAATTTTATAAGGACGAATTTTTTGTAAGAGTTAAGGAAGTGGGCGACTTGCCTGAAACAAAACACGTTGCAGGTTCAAACTTCGTTGATATAGGCGTGTGCTATGATGAAAGACTTCAAAGAGCCGTAGTCGTATCGTCACTTGACAATATTGTAAAGGGTGCTGCGGGACAAGCCGTTCAGAATATGAACTTATTATTCGGCTTGGACGAAAAGACAGCCCTTACAAATCCGGGATTTTATTTATAATAGAGGGTGGAAGTAATGCAAGAACTTATAAAAAAAGCGGGAATACTTATAGAGGCACTTCCGTATATACAGAAATTTTCCGGCAAAACCGTCGTTATCAAATACGGCGGCAATGCTATGATAAACGAAGAATTAAAGAACTCCGTGATGGAGGATATTACTCTTTTGAAGTTTATCGGACTTAATCCGATTGTCGTACACGGCGGAGGCCCCGATATTTCAAAGGCACTTAACGAACGTGGTGTAAAGAGCAAATTCGTAAACGGTTTGCGTGTGACGGACGATATTACAATGCAGACTGCCCAACAGGTACTTATAGGTAAAACAAATAAAGAAATTGTCGCACTTCTTAATACAAACGGCGGTCGTGCAGTCGGTATCAGCGGTATTGACGGCAGTTTTATCGAGTGTAAAAAGCAGTATACGGAAGTGGACGGCGAAAAGGTTGATATAGGCTATGTCGGCGATATTGTTCACGTTAAGCATTGTTTGATTGACTTATTGTCATCAGATCAATATATCCCTGTTATCGCTCCTATCGGTACCGATGAGGACGGCAACAGCTATAACATCAATGCAGATACGGTTGCGGCGGCAGTTGCGGCGTCTGTTGAGGCGGAAAAACTTATTTTGCTTACTGATGTTGAGGGTATTAAGGATAAAGACGGCAATGTTATTGCCGAAATACATAAAAATGAAATATACGAAATGATACATGACGGCAGCATCAGCGGCGGTATGATACCAAAGGTACTTGGCTGTCTTGAATCAATCGACGGCGGTGTTACGGGTGCGCATATCATTGACGGACGTATACCGCATTGCCTGTTACTTGAAATCTTTACAAAGACAGGTATCGGCACGCTTATTAAGAGTGATAAATATTAATAAAGAGAGGAATTTATATAATGAGAATGTCTAACTTGCTTATGCCGACGCTTAGAGAAGTACCGGCAGAGGCGGAAATAACAAGTCATAAATTAATGTTGAGAGCAGGTCTTATCAGAAAACTTGCGGCAGGTATATACTCATATCTTCCGCTTGGACTTCGCACTTTGCAAAAGGTTGAACAGATTGTCCGTGAAGAAATGGACAACGCTGGTGCACAGGAACTTTTGATGTCTGCACTTTTGCCGGCAGAGGCTTATCAGGCTTCGGGCAGATGGGAAGTGTTCGGACCGAGTATGTTCAAAATGAAAGACAGAAACGACCGTGATTTCTGTCTTGGTCCTACACACGAGGAACTTTTCACTCAAACTGTAATTGACAGTGTTCGTTCATATAAAGAATATCCAATGACTTTATATCAAATCCAGCATAAGTATCGTGACGAGGGACGTCCGAGATTCGGCATTATAAGAAGCCGTGAATTTATAATGAAGGACGCGTATAGCTTTGACCTTACGGAAGAAGGACTTGATAAGTCATATCAAAAAATGTATGACGCATATTGCAGAATATTCAACCGTCTTGGACTTGATTTCACTATCGTTGACGCTGACAGCGGTGCTATGGGCGGCAGCGGAAGTCAGGAATTTATGGTTAAGTCACCAATCGGTGAGGACGGTATTGCGTATTGTGATGATTGCGGATATGCGGCTAACTATGAAAAAGCTGAATGTATTCCTCAAGAAAAGCCGTCACCTGAGGGTGATTTTGATATGGAAAAAATCCATACTCCGAATGCTCATACAATCGAAGAACTTGTAAGTTTCTTAAATGCAGAGGCTTATAACTTTGCAAAGACTATAATATATAAGGCTGACGATAAGTATGTTGCCGCAATGGTAAGAGGTGACAGAGAAGTAAACGAAGTTAAGCTTAAAAATCTTGTCGGCTGTGTGGACGATTTGGAACTTGCTGAGCCGTTTATGGTAAGACAGATTACAAATGCAGAAGTTGGTTTTGCAGGCCCTGTGGGACTTGATATTCCTGTATACGTTGATAAAGAAGTCGCAATGATGAAGAACTTTATTGTTGGTGCAAATGAAACAGATATGCACTATAAGAACGTAAATATCAATAAGGACTTCACACCGACAGAAGTTGCTGATATTCGTACAATCGAAACAGGCGACGTTTGCCCTAAGTGTGGCAAGCCTATAAAGACTGCTCAAGGTATCGAAGTGGGACATATATTCAAGCTTGGTACAAAGTATTCTGACGCACTTGGACTAAAGAGCCTTGACGAAACAGGAAAGAGCAAGACTGTTATTATGGGTTGCTACGGTATAGGCGTTACACGTTGTCTTGCAGCGGCTATCGAGCAAAACAATGACGAAAACGGTATTATCTGGCCTGTATCAATCGCACCGTATCACGCAATCGTTATTCCTGTAAATTCTAAGAATGAAGAACAGAGTGAAATTGCCGAAAAAGTATATAATGACCTAAAGGTAAAGGGAATAGAAGTATTGCTTGACGACAGAAACGAAAGAGCCGGCGTTAAGTTCAAAGACGCTGACCTTATCGGTATTCCTGTAAGAATTGTCGTAGGTAAAAAATGCGGCGAGGGCGTTGTTGAATATAAGGAAAGAACAGCAGAAAATGCAGTTGAAAAGAATATTGATGACGCAGTTAATGACGTTGTTGAATTTATAAACAATAACAGATAAATGAAAAGGAGCGATTTTTCGCTCCTTTTTGCGTATATCAAATTATTTATGATAACTTTCATTATTATTAATTTTAAATGCACGGTAAATTTGTTCAAGAAGAACGACACGCATAAGTTGGTGGGGAAGTGTCATTTTACCGAAACTCAATCTTAATGCCGACTTTGATTTTACGGTATCGGAAAGACCGAGTGAGCCGCCGATTATGAATGTAATATGACTTGAAGTCATTGAAATATCGGCGATTTTTTTCGCTAATTCTTCGGAAGAATGTTCTTTACCCTCAATACAAAGTGTAACGACAAACGAATTTTGCGGAAGTTTTGCAAGGATTTTATTTCCCTCTTTTTCTTTTATTTGCTCCATTTCTTTTTCTGATGCATTATCGGGTATCTTTTCATCGGCTACTTCGATTATATTTAATTTCGCGAACCTTGAAAGTCGCTTTGAATATTCGTCAATAGCGGCAGTGAAATATTTTTCTTTAATTTTGCCTACGGAAATAACAGTTATATTCATATTTTCCTCCGTTTAAAATAAAGTGGGCTTATATCTGTCGGCAACCTGCAAAGTCATATCTTTGCCGACATCGACACCCGACTGTGAAAGTAAATTGTATGTTTCGAGCATAGCTATTTCCGGACGGTTGTTTTCTTTGCTTAAATGACCGAGCATAATGTGTTCAGTGCCGTTCTGTACAAGGTGCAGAGCGACTTTTGAGGCGGTTTCGTTTGACAAGTGACCATATTCACCCAATATTCTGCGTTTCAGCGGATACGGATATGTACCGCATTTCAGCATTTCAACGTCGTGATTTGATTCAAGCAATATTTTTTTACTGCCTGTTATCTTTTCTAAAATACTTTTTGTTATTTTACCTATATCTGTTGCAAGCGAATATTTTTCATCGCCAATCATAAAATTAAAACCGACAGGTTGTGTGGCGTCATGCGGAATTGCAAAAGGACGTATTCCGATATTGCCTATTTCAAAATCTGTATCTTCGGTGATTATTTTAATATTTTCATCGGCGATATTGCCTATATCCATACTTGTATGAGTCCCTTGTGTGGTGTAAATAGGAATATTGTAGCGTCTTGAAATAACCCCTGCACCTTTTGTATGGTCAACGTGTTCGTGCGTTATTAGGAGTGCGTCAATGCTTTCTGGCATTACGTCAATAGCGTGAAGCGATTCTTTTAATTTTGCACCCGACATACCGCAATCTATAAGTAAATTTGTTTTGCCGTCCGAAACGAATGTCGCATTACCGGACGAACCGCTTATAAGTGAAACAAAAGTAGCCATTTTAACCTTCCTAAAATTAATTAAGCCTGCCGACAAAAGTCAAGCAGGCTTGTATTTTTGAATTAATCCAATAAATCGTCAACGACTTGTACTCTTTCAATACTGCCACCGAGTTTAACGAACTTTTCTTCAAAGTTTTCGTAACCTCTGTCAATATGATAGATGTCGGTGATTTCGGTAGTACCCTCAGCCATAAGACCGGCAATAATCATTGCCGCACCTGCACGAAGGTCTGTTGCTTTAACGTGCGCACCGATAAGTGAATTAACACCGTCAATAATCGCAAGTTTGCCCTCAACTCGAATATCAGCACCCATACGCTTTAATTCGTTTACATATCTGAAACGATTGTCCCAAACACCTTCACGCGCCATACTTGTACCCTCGATTGTTGTAAGGAACGTTACAAGCTGAGGCTGCATATCGGTAGGAAATCCGGGATAAGGCATAGCGATAAAATTAATGTGTTTAAACTTTGTATCGTCATTAACCCAAACTCTTACGCTGTCTTCACCCTCTGAAATATTAACGCCTGCCTCGATAAGTTTTGCACTTATGATTTCAAGGTGACGCGGAATTACATTTTTAAGAACAACATCGCCTCTTGTAGCGG is a window of Hominilimicola fabiformis DNA encoding:
- a CDS encoding MBL fold metallo-hydrolase; amino-acid sequence: MATFVSLISGSSGNATFVSDGKTNLLIDCGMSGAKLKESLHAIDVMPESIDALLITHEHVDHTKGAGVISRRYNIPIYTTQGTHTSMDIGNIADENIKIITEDTDFEIGNIGIRPFAIPHDATQPVGFNFMIGDEKYSLATDIGKITKSILEKITGSKKILLESNHDVEMLKCGTYPYPLKRRILGEYGHLSNETASKVALHLVQNGTEHIMLGHLSKENNRPEIAMLETYNLLSQSGVDVGKDMTLQVADRYKPTLF
- the rlmH gene encoding 23S rRNA (pseudouridine(1915)-N(3))-methyltransferase RlmH codes for the protein MNITVISVGKIKEKYFTAAIDEYSKRLSRFAKLNIIEVADEKIPDNASEKEMEQIKEKEGNKILAKLPQNSFVVTLCIEGKEHSSEELAKKIADISMTSSHITFIIGGSLGLSDTVKSKSALRLSFGKMTLPHQLMRVVLLEQIYRAFKINNNESYHK
- a CDS encoding proline--tRNA ligase, whose translation is MRMSNLLMPTLREVPAEAEITSHKLMLRAGLIRKLAAGIYSYLPLGLRTLQKVEQIVREEMDNAGAQELLMSALLPAEAYQASGRWEVFGPSMFKMKDRNDRDFCLGPTHEELFTQTVIDSVRSYKEYPMTLYQIQHKYRDEGRPRFGIIRSREFIMKDAYSFDLTEEGLDKSYQKMYDAYCRIFNRLGLDFTIVDADSGAMGGSGSQEFMVKSPIGEDGIAYCDDCGYAANYEKAECIPQEKPSPEGDFDMEKIHTPNAHTIEELVSFLNAEAYNFAKTIIYKADDKYVAAMVRGDREVNEVKLKNLVGCVDDLELAEPFMVRQITNAEVGFAGPVGLDIPVYVDKEVAMMKNFIVGANETDMHYKNVNINKDFTPTEVADIRTIETGDVCPKCGKPIKTAQGIEVGHIFKLGTKYSDALGLKSLDETGKSKTVIMGCYGIGVTRCLAAAIEQNNDENGIIWPVSIAPYHAIVIPVNSKNEEQSEIAEKVYNDLKVKGIEVLLDDRNERAGVKFKDADLIGIPVRIVVGKKCGEGVVEYKERTAENAVEKNIDDAVNDVVEFINNNR
- the argC gene encoding N-acetyl-gamma-glutamyl-phosphate reductase, with the protein product MIKAAVLGATGYAGIELVRLLTSHPEVSIEILGSHSFVGQKISDVYKNFNHVLEKECEELDLDKVGACDVAFTALPHGASKSVIPSLLEKGLKVIDLSGDYRYDDVAVYEKWYGEKHSSPELLKESVYGLPELHRDKIKNARLIGNPGCYTTCSILGTVPLLANKIAETKNIIVDAKSGVTGAGRGLKLQNSFCECTENMKAYKVATHRHTSEIEQELSNVAGEEIMISFTPHLIPQKRGILSTIYVNLNRKSSAEELTEMYKEFYKDEFFVRVKEVGDLPETKHVAGSNFVDIGVCYDERLQRAVVVSSLDNIVKGAAGQAVQNMNLLFGLDEKTALTNPGFYL
- the argB gene encoding acetylglutamate kinase, which translates into the protein MQELIKKAGILIEALPYIQKFSGKTVVIKYGGNAMINEELKNSVMEDITLLKFIGLNPIVVHGGGPDISKALNERGVKSKFVNGLRVTDDITMQTAQQVLIGKTNKEIVALLNTNGGRAVGISGIDGSFIECKKQYTEVDGEKVDIGYVGDIVHVKHCLIDLLSSDQYIPVIAPIGTDEDGNSYNINADTVAAAVAASVEAEKLILLTDVEGIKDKDGNVIAEIHKNEIYEMIHDGSISGGMIPKVLGCLESIDGGVTGAHIIDGRIPHCLLLEIFTKTGIGTLIKSDKY